Genomic window (Croceicoccus sp. Ery15):
TCGCCCAGTTTGGCAAAGGGCAGCAGCCCCATCACCATCACCAGCTGATAGACAGTAACCACCGCAGTCACCGCCCCCTCGCTCACGCCCAGTTCGCGCGACAATGTGGGCAGGGCGACATTGGCGATGCCCGAATCGAGCACGAAGAGGGCGGTGCCGAAACTGACCGCAACGATCGCCCAGATGCGGCGGGGCATCGGCAGCCCTTCGCCTTCGGCACGCTCGTAGGCGCTCTGGAGGTCGGCTTCGGATCTTGTCGTGGCTCCCGCCAAATCATCTTCCAATCGCAAATGCCGCATGTATCATGCGTGTTCCGATTACCCGCACGGGTCAAAGACGGCAGCGGCGGCAAATCGTTCCACTGCCGCTATCCGCGGCATGACCATCGGGCCGCCCGCGATCAGCCTTCGGCTTCGTCCGCCTTGGCCCCGGCATCCTTTGTCGGGGCTTTCTTTTTCGTTGCGGCCTTCTTTTTGGCAGGCGCCTTTGTCGCAGCGGTCTTTTTGGCAGCCGGCTTTTTCTTCGCGCCCTTCTTCTTGGCAGGGCCCTTGGCAGCGCGCTCGTCGATCAGGCGAATGGCGTCCTCGGCAGTGACATCCTCGGGCTTCATGTCGCGCGGGATGGTCGCATTGGTCGTGCCATCGGTGACATAGGGGCCATAGCGGCCCGCCAGCAGCTTGATCTCACCGCCGCTGGTCGGATGCTCCCCGAATGTCTTCAGCGGTTCGGCCTTGGCCCGGGCGCCGCGTCCGCCGCGGTTCTGCGCCTCGGCCAGCAGGGTGACCGCCGCATTCATGCCGGTGTCGAACACATCCGCCGTACCCGCCAGCTTCGCATATTTGCCGTCATGGCGCAGATAAGGGCCATAGCGGCCGATATTCGCCTCGATCTCCTTGCCCGTTTCGGGGTGTTCGCCCACGATGCGCGGCAGCGACAGCAACTTGACCGCCCATTCAAGGTCCAGCTCGGGAATATCCTTGGGGATCGACGCGCGCGCCGCCTCTTTCCCTTCGCCCATCTGGATATAGGGCCCGAAACGACCCGTCTTGCGCTCAATCGCAAGGCCCGTGTCGGGGTGCTTGCCAATCTCGCCGTCCGCGCCCTCGCCATCCTCTCCGGGTTGGCCGAAGCGGCGGGTATATTTGCATTCGGGATAGTTCACACAGCCGATGAACGCCCCGTTGCGCCCGCCGCGCAGGTGCAACTCGCCGCCTTCGCGCCCGTCGGCGATACATTGCGGGCAGGCACGCGGTGCCAGCCCGTCGTCGCGCGGGGGGAACAAATAATCGGCAAGGAATTCGTCCAGCGCCACGGTGATGTCGCTGGGCTTCTGCTCCATCACCTCGTCCGACTTGGGCTTGAAATCGCGCCAGAACGCTTCGAGCACGTCGTGCCAGTCGGCCCGCCCGCCCGACACATCGTCAAGCTCGTCCTCCATCCCCGCAGTGAAATCATAGGCGACATAGCGGGTGAAAAACCGTTCGAGGAAGGCCGTCAGCAATCGGCCCGAATCCTCGGCGAAAAAGCGGTTCTTCTCGGTCCGGACATAGTTGCGGTCCTTCAGAACCTGCAGCGTCGCGGCATAGGTCGACGGACGGCCGATGCCCAGTTCCTCCAGCCGCTTTACCAGGCTGGCTTCGGAATAGCGCGGCGGCGGCTGGGTGAAATGCTGCGCAGCATCGACAGACTTTTTCGCCGGTCGGTCGCCCGATTTCATCTGCGGCAACAGACCCTCGTCATCGTCGTCGCTCTTCTGGTCGAGCCCTTCCTCGTACAGGGCGAGGAAGCCGGGGAACTTCACCACCTGACCGGTCGCGCGCAGCTCGTGCTGGCCGGTGCCGTCGCGCAGGGTGACGCTGGTGCGTTCAAGGCTGGCGGCGGCCATCTGGCTGGCGAGAGCGCGCTTGTAGATCAGATCGTACAGTTTGGCCGCATCGCCTGTTCCGCCACGCGCCTTGGTAAAATCGGTGGGGCGGATCGCCTCGTGCGCTTCCTGCGCGTTCTTGGCCTTGGTCTGATACTGGCGCGGCTTTTCGGGCAGATAATGCCCGTCATAGCGATCCGAAATCGCCTTGCGCGCCTGGCTGATCGCACCGGGGTCCATCTGGACACCGTCGGTCCGCATATAGGTAATGAGGCCCTGCTCATACAGGCCCTGCGCCAGCCGCATCGTATGGCTGGCCGAATAATGCAACTTGCGCGCGGCTTCCTGTTGCAGGGTCGATGTTGTGAACGGCGGGGCGGGATTGCGGCGGACCGGCTTGGTCTCCACATCCTCGACCGTGAAGGCGCCGTTCATCACCGCCGTCTTGGCGCGGATCGCAATGCCCTCTTCGCCCAGCGACAGCTTCTCAAGCTTGTTGCCCTCGAACTTCACCAGCCTTGCATCGAAGCTGGTGCCGTCATGCTCCATCTGCGCGACGACCGACCAGTATTCCTGCGGCGTAAAACTCTCGATCTCGCGCTCGCGCTCGA
Coding sequences:
- the topA gene encoding type I DNA topoisomerase; amino-acid sequence: MQLVIVESPAKAKTIEKYLGSDYKVLASYGHVRDLPPKDGSVKPDEGFAMDWELYGDKQKQVRAIADAAKEADRLILATDPDREGEAISWHVLELLKKRKALPKDVERVTFNAITKTAVTDAMKKPRDLDRDLIDAYLARRALDYLFGFTLSPVLWRKLPGAKSAGRVQSVALRLIVEREREIESFTPQEYWSVVAQMEHDGTSFDARLVKFEGNKLEKLSLGEEGIAIRAKTAVMNGAFTVEDVETKPVRRNPAPPFTTSTLQQEAARKLHYSASHTMRLAQGLYEQGLITYMRTDGVQMDPGAISQARKAISDRYDGHYLPEKPRQYQTKAKNAQEAHEAIRPTDFTKARGGTGDAAKLYDLIYKRALASQMAAASLERTSVTLRDGTGQHELRATGQVVKFPGFLALYEEGLDQKSDDDDEGLLPQMKSGDRPAKKSVDAAQHFTQPPPRYSEASLVKRLEELGIGRPSTYAATLQVLKDRNYVRTEKNRFFAEDSGRLLTAFLERFFTRYVAYDFTAGMEDELDDVSGGRADWHDVLEAFWRDFKPKSDEVMEQKPSDITVALDEFLADYLFPPRDDGLAPRACPQCIADGREGGELHLRGGRNGAFIGCVNYPECKYTRRFGQPGEDGEGADGEIGKHPDTGLAIERKTGRFGPYIQMGEGKEAARASIPKDIPELDLEWAVKLLSLPRIVGEHPETGKEIEANIGRYGPYLRHDGKYAKLAGTADVFDTGMNAAVTLLAEAQNRGGRGARAKAEPLKTFGEHPTSGGEIKLLAGRYGPYVTDGTTNATIPRDMKPEDVTAEDAIRLIDERAAKGPAKKKGAKKKPAAKKTAATKAPAKKKAATKKKAPTKDAGAKADEAEG